A genomic stretch from Mycobacterium cookii includes:
- a CDS encoding acyl-CoA dehydrogenase family protein: MNARLEYTSEHRQFRDMVRDFVQQTVVPAHEDWEKAGCVDRSLFTEAGKLGLLAFSVPEEFGGAGVDDFRYNAIVVEELQRAGAAAEAIALSLQNDIVLPYLTDLTNAEQKQRWLPGVVTGETVIGIAMTEPGAGSDLAGIRTTAVRDGDHYVVNGAKTFISNGQTGDVFVIAVRTAPDRHKGLSLLVVEPDTPGFSRGRNLEKIGLHAQDTSELNFTDMRVPVENLLGEENRGFYQLMNNLPQERLSLAVGAVAAAEGVLAETLGYVKQRNAFGSPISGLQNTQFVLAELATEIDIARTYLDDCLAEHLDGGLTAARAARLKWWTTELQVRTADRCLQLHGGYGYMREYPVSRAFVDARIQTIYGGTTEIMKTIVAKDLGI, translated from the coding sequence GTGAACGCGCGCCTGGAGTACACCTCTGAGCACCGGCAGTTCCGCGATATGGTGCGCGACTTCGTGCAGCAGACCGTCGTCCCGGCCCACGAAGACTGGGAGAAGGCCGGCTGCGTGGACCGGTCGCTGTTCACCGAGGCCGGAAAGCTTGGGCTGCTGGCATTTTCGGTTCCAGAGGAGTTCGGCGGGGCGGGAGTCGACGACTTTCGTTACAACGCGATCGTGGTCGAAGAACTCCAGCGGGCCGGTGCGGCCGCCGAGGCAATCGCCTTGTCGCTGCAAAACGACATCGTGCTGCCCTACCTCACCGATCTGACCAACGCCGAGCAGAAGCAACGCTGGTTGCCGGGAGTCGTCACTGGCGAGACGGTCATCGGCATCGCAATGACCGAACCCGGCGCCGGGAGCGACCTGGCCGGGATTCGCACCACCGCGGTGCGCGACGGCGACCACTACGTGGTCAACGGTGCGAAGACCTTCATCTCCAACGGTCAGACCGGCGATGTGTTCGTCATCGCCGTCCGCACCGCGCCCGACCGGCACAAGGGCCTATCACTGCTGGTGGTCGAACCCGATACGCCGGGCTTCAGCCGTGGCCGGAATCTGGAGAAAATCGGTCTGCACGCCCAGGACACCAGCGAGCTGAACTTCACCGACATGCGGGTTCCCGTCGAGAATCTGCTCGGCGAGGAAAACCGGGGTTTCTATCAGCTGATGAACAATCTGCCCCAAGAACGGCTTTCGCTGGCCGTCGGCGCGGTGGCCGCCGCCGAAGGCGTCCTGGCCGAAACTCTCGGATACGTCAAGCAGCGAAATGCTTTCGGCTCCCCTATTTCCGGACTACAGAACACTCAGTTCGTGCTGGCCGAGTTGGCTACCGAAATCGACATTGCCAGAACCTATCTCGACGATTGCCTCGCCGAGCACCTGGACGGTGGATTGACCGCGGCCCGTGCCGCACGGTTGAAATGGTGGACCACCGAACTGCAGGTCCGCACCGCCGATCGCTGCCTGCAACTGCATGGGGGCTACGGGTACATGCGGGAGTATCCGGTGTCGCGCGCGTTCGTCGATGCCCGCATCCAGACGATCTACGGCGGGACGACCGAGATCATGAAGACGATCGTCGCGAAGGATCTCGGGATCTAG